A window of the Egibacter rhizosphaerae genome harbors these coding sequences:
- a CDS encoding VOC family protein, translating into MTRPALDSLLLASPEPDRLGDWYAGTLDPAEDSRVDGYRILRFGDVHVLIDRRDDVAGPTVDPGRIILNFDVADARAIVARMEDAGVQWLAALEDREGSLFATAIDPDGNYVQIIQLSEAHRAGMAQG; encoded by the coding sequence ATGACCCGCCCCGCCCTCGACAGCCTCCTGCTCGCCAGCCCCGAACCCGATCGGCTCGGCGACTGGTACGCGGGCACGCTCGACCCCGCCGAGGACTCGCGCGTCGACGGGTACCGCATCCTGCGCTTCGGCGACGTGCACGTGCTGATCGACCGCCGCGACGACGTGGCGGGCCCCACGGTCGACCCGGGTCGCATCATCCTCAACTTCGACGTCGCCGACGCTCGCGCGATCGTCGCCCGCATGGAGGACGCGGGGGTGCAGTGGCTGGCCGCGCTCGAGGATCGCGAGGGCAGCCTCTTCGCGACGGCCATCGACCCGGATGGCAACTACGTGCAGATCATCCAGCTGTCCGAGGCGCACCGGGCGGGCATGGCGCAGGGCTGA
- a CDS encoding DUF2277 domain-containing protein — MCRNIQQLRGADPPATDAEVRDAALQYVRKVSGYRSPSSANQEAFDTAVDEVAAATRRLLDGLVVTQNSRPATPVQRGIREARQG; from the coding sequence ATGTGCCGCAACATCCAGCAGCTACGAGGCGCGGATCCGCCGGCCACCGACGCGGAGGTGCGCGACGCCGCGCTGCAGTACGTCCGCAAGGTCAGCGGTTACCGCTCGCCGTCCTCGGCCAACCAGGAGGCCTTCGACACCGCGGTCGACGAGGTCGCGGCAGCCACGCGAAGACTCCTCGACGGCCTGGTCGTCACCCAGAACTCGCGGCCGGCTACGCCGGTCCAGCGTGGGATCCGTGAGGCGCGTCAGGGCTGA
- a CDS encoding cupin domain-containing protein: MEEPRSLEECFASFDERWQPRIVTRVNDYDVKIAHVEGEYVEHVHDDTDEYFHVLAGELTLTLPGEGRSVVIAAGEVFTVPRGVSHQPSAAPGTRILMFEPRGTLNDGDLGGGTAGEAVS; the protein is encoded by the coding sequence ATGGAGGAGCCTCGGTCGCTCGAGGAGTGCTTCGCGTCCTTCGACGAGCGGTGGCAACCGCGGATCGTCACCCGGGTGAACGACTACGACGTCAAGATCGCCCATGTCGAGGGCGAGTACGTCGAGCACGTGCACGACGACACCGACGAGTACTTCCACGTCCTCGCCGGGGAGCTCACGCTGACGCTGCCGGGGGAGGGCCGCTCGGTCGTCATCGCTGCCGGTGAGGTGTTCACCGTGCCACGCGGTGTGTCACATCAGCCTTCGGCGGCACCTGGGACGCGGATCCTGATGTTCGAGCCGCGCGGAACCCTCAACGACGGCGATCTTGGGGGCGGCACCGCGGGCGAGGCCGTGTCCTGA
- a CDS encoding isocitrate lyase/PEP mutase family protein yields the protein MPARQRFHDLHSGDFFIMPNAWDVGSAVRFAAMGFPALATTSSGHAMSLGRDDQQVGFDELCAHAASLVAAVDVPVSVDSERLFATTAAGVAANVATLAAAGVAGLSIEDYDPATGAIDPLEPAAERVEAAATTARAHGLVLTARAENHLYGIDDFDDTVHRLDTYRRAGADVAYAPGLTDPERIRTVVTATRAPVNVLLLPDGPDPAELAGLGVRRASTGGRLARIAYDAACSVAGELSAGQGPPERATTEP from the coding sequence GTGCCCGCACGCCAACGGTTCCACGATCTGCATTCCGGCGATTTCTTCATCATGCCCAATGCTTGGGACGTGGGCAGTGCCGTCCGTTTCGCGGCCATGGGCTTTCCGGCCCTCGCAACGACCAGCTCGGGCCACGCGATGTCCCTCGGCCGCGACGATCAGCAGGTCGGATTCGACGAGCTGTGTGCGCACGCCGCGAGTCTCGTCGCGGCGGTCGACGTTCCGGTGAGCGTGGACTCCGAGCGGTTGTTCGCGACCACGGCCGCCGGAGTGGCGGCCAACGTGGCGACCCTGGCCGCCGCAGGGGTCGCGGGGCTGTCGATCGAGGACTACGACCCCGCGACCGGGGCGATCGACCCGTTGGAACCGGCCGCCGAACGGGTGGAGGCCGCAGCGACGACCGCTCGTGCGCACGGGCTCGTCCTGACGGCGCGGGCGGAGAACCACCTGTACGGGATCGACGACTTCGATGACACAGTGCATCGCCTCGACACCTACCGCCGCGCGGGAGCGGACGTCGCCTATGCCCCGGGGCTGACCGACCCGGAGCGGATCCGCACCGTCGTCACCGCGACCAGAGCTCCCGTCAACGTGCTCCTGTTGCCGGACGGCCCCGATCCAGCCGAGCTCGCCGGGCTCGGCGTGCGGCGGGCCAGCACCGGTGGGCGCCTCGCGAGGATCGCCTACGACGCGGCTTGCTCGGTGGCCGGGGAGCTGTCAGCCGGCCAGGGCCCGCCGGAGCGGGCGACCACCGAACCGTGA
- a CDS encoding RNA polymerase sigma factor: protein MSASYTDEISRVFREESGLAVAALMRAFGDLDVAEEAVQEAFVVASRRWPATGVPPNPGGWITTTARRRAIDRLRREALRDDRHAEAARLRAEPDPPTGAPMPDDRLRLIFTCCHPSLAVPARVALTLRMVGGLQTGEIARAFLVTEPTMAQRLVRAKRKIRAANIPYRVPDEEELSDRLSGVLGVLYLVFNEGYLAASGEGLVRDHLSAEAIRLARLLVGRLPDEPEVLGLLGLMVLSEARRAARTTDDGSLVPLREQDRSLWDPRLIAEGQALVRECLRRDRPGPYQIQAAINAVHTDARTAVVTDWRQILALYDQQMAMAPTPVVALNRAVALAEVRGPAPALDAVEALGLEDYHLFHATRADLLRRLGRDAGAARAYERAYRLATNAAERRFLEQRARELPEAP, encoded by the coding sequence GTGTCCGCGAGCTACACCGACGAGATCAGCCGGGTCTTCCGCGAGGAGTCCGGGCTGGCGGTCGCGGCGCTCATGCGCGCCTTCGGCGACCTCGACGTGGCCGAGGAGGCCGTCCAGGAGGCGTTCGTCGTGGCGAGCCGGCGCTGGCCGGCCACCGGGGTTCCACCGAACCCCGGTGGCTGGATCACGACCACGGCTCGTCGGCGGGCAATCGATCGGCTCCGGCGCGAGGCCCTCCGTGACGATCGTCACGCCGAAGCGGCGCGTCTTCGCGCCGAGCCCGATCCTCCGACCGGCGCGCCGATGCCGGACGACCGTCTCCGCCTCATCTTCACGTGCTGCCACCCCTCCCTGGCCGTGCCCGCCCGTGTCGCCCTGACCCTGCGGATGGTGGGAGGGCTCCAAACCGGCGAGATCGCTCGCGCCTTCCTCGTGACCGAACCGACGATGGCCCAGCGCCTGGTGCGAGCCAAACGCAAGATCCGCGCGGCGAACATCCCCTACCGGGTCCCGGACGAGGAGGAGCTCTCTGATCGGCTGTCGGGCGTGCTCGGGGTGCTCTACCTCGTCTTCAACGAGGGCTATCTGGCCGCCAGTGGCGAGGGCCTGGTACGCGATCACCTGTCCGCGGAGGCGATCCGACTTGCGCGTCTGTTGGTTGGGCGCCTGCCCGACGAGCCGGAGGTGCTCGGCCTGCTCGGGTTGATGGTGCTGTCCGAGGCGCGGCGCGCGGCGCGGACGACCGATGACGGGTCGCTGGTGCCGCTGCGCGAGCAGGACCGGTCCCTCTGGGATCCCAGGCTCATCGCCGAAGGCCAGGCCCTGGTCCGCGAGTGCCTGCGCCGTGACCGGCCGGGTCCCTACCAGATCCAGGCGGCGATCAACGCGGTGCACACGGACGCGCGGACGGCGGTCGTGACCGACTGGCGACAGATCCTGGCGCTGTACGACCAGCAGATGGCGATGGCGCCCACCCCGGTGGTGGCGCTCAACCGGGCGGTGGCCCTGGCCGAGGTGCGCGGGCCTGCTCCGGCGCTGGACGCGGTCGAGGCGCTCGGCCTGGAGGACTACCACCTGTTCCACGCGACGCGGGCCGACCTGCTGCGGCGCCTCGGACGTGACGCCGGGGCTGCTCGTGCCTACGAGCGCGCGTACCGGCTCGCGACCAATGCCGCCGAGCGCCGGTTCCTCGAACAGCGGGCACGCGAGTTGCCGGAGGCGCCCTGA
- a CDS encoding YciI family protein, with protein MSHYLLSVVYPADGVPPSPEELQEITGRVEAFKDELKAAGAWVFAGGLHDPDAATVVRVEGNEVLTADGPFVETKEQLGGLNIIEAPDLDAALRWAEKASRATGTPIEVRPFQWASL; from the coding sequence ATGTCGCACTACCTGCTGTCCGTCGTCTACCCGGCGGACGGTGTCCCGCCGTCCCCGGAGGAACTGCAGGAGATCACGGGCCGGGTCGAGGCCTTCAAGGACGAGTTGAAGGCGGCCGGTGCCTGGGTGTTCGCCGGAGGTCTCCACGACCCTGACGCCGCGACGGTCGTGCGCGTGGAGGGGAACGAGGTGCTGACCGCCGACGGCCCGTTCGTCGAGACCAAGGAGCAGCTCGGCGGGCTGAACATCATCGAGGCACCCGATCTGGACGCTGCCCTGCGCTGGGCGGAGAAGGCCTCCCGGGCCACCGGTACCCCCATCGAGGTCCGCCCGTTCCAGTGGGCGAGCCTCTAG
- a CDS encoding helix-turn-helix transcriptional regulator — translation MDPTSRMLQLLGLLQARREWSGEQLAERLGVTPRTLRRDISRLRDLGYAIDSAAGTEGGYRLARGQALPPLVLNEEEAVAVAVGLRTATTSGVTGVDESAVSALAKLETSLPAHLRGRVVALGADTVQLGAAGPYRGVDPDTLAVIAQASRQGEQVRIAYRDRTGTTSRRDIDPYRLVRTERRWYLVARDVRKDAWRTLRVDRITEVAPLGTRVASPGPPDPAAMVAEAVAFGMHQRRVIVRLMIPVTRARRFIPPTEGTLEPDGERATLMELGGDDPYWVARYLLSLGCRFEVVEGDDLVEELHRLGAELLDVRATPR, via the coding sequence ATGGATCCCACCAGCCGCATGTTGCAACTGCTCGGGTTGCTGCAGGCCCGCCGCGAGTGGTCGGGCGAGCAGCTGGCGGAGCGGCTGGGCGTGACCCCGCGGACGCTGCGCCGTGACATCAGCCGCCTGCGCGACCTCGGGTACGCGATCGACTCCGCTGCCGGCACCGAGGGGGGCTACCGCCTGGCGCGCGGGCAGGCGCTGCCCCCGTTGGTGCTCAACGAGGAGGAGGCCGTTGCCGTCGCCGTGGGACTGCGGACGGCCACGACGAGCGGTGTCACCGGAGTGGACGAGTCGGCGGTGAGCGCGCTCGCCAAGCTCGAGACATCGTTGCCCGCCCACCTGCGGGGCCGGGTCGTGGCGCTCGGAGCCGACACCGTGCAGCTCGGTGCCGCCGGGCCCTACCGCGGCGTCGATCCCGACACCCTGGCGGTGATCGCTCAGGCCAGCCGGCAGGGTGAACAAGTGCGCATCGCCTACCGGGATCGGACCGGCACGACGAGCCGGCGTGACATCGACCCGTATCGCCTGGTGCGTACCGAACGCCGTTGGTACCTGGTGGCGCGGGACGTGCGCAAGGATGCGTGGCGCACCCTGCGGGTCGACCGCATCACCGAGGTGGCACCCCTGGGAACGCGTGTCGCGTCGCCTGGCCCGCCCGATCCTGCCGCCATGGTGGCCGAGGCGGTCGCGTTCGGGATGCACCAGCGTCGCGTCATCGTGCGCCTCATGATCCCGGTCACCCGCGCGCGGCGCTTCATCCCGCCCACGGAGGGCACGTTGGAACCCGACGGCGAGCGCGCGACCCTGATGGAGCTCGGCGGCGACGATCCGTACTGGGTCGCGCGCTACCTTCTGTCGCTCGGGTGCCGCTTCGAGGTCGTCGAGGGCGATGATCTCGTCGAGGAGCTCCACCGGCTCGGCGCCGAGCTGCTCGACGTCCGGGCGACTCCCCGCTGA
- a CDS encoding epoxide hydrolase family protein, with protein sequence MADPTIRPYTTDVPQADVDDLHDRLTRACWPDELPGVGWSYGVPVTYLRELAEYWRTGYDWRAHEARLNDLPQFTTEIEGQPVHFVHVRSPETDALPLVLTHGWPGSIVEFLDVIGPLTDPRRHGGDPGDAFHLVVPTLPGFTFSGPTLAAGQGTTERYAEIVAELMARLGYDRYGAQGGDVGAFVSPQLGRIAPERVVGVHMNAMVTIPSWDDDGSGYDETDQARLAELHAAWEEGFGYAAIQGTRPQTLAFGLRDSPVGLLAWLVDIFHTFSNPDVERPDDAVDRDALLTNISLYWFTGTIGSSFRLYKESQQWDAEPASSGVPTAVAVFPGDVTVRGIAEKQNHIVRWTEFERGGHFAAMEAPDLLVDDVRAFFRTVGSS encoded by the coding sequence GTGGCCGACCCGACGATCCGCCCGTACACGACCGACGTCCCCCAAGCCGACGTCGACGATCTGCACGACCGCTTAACACGTGCGTGCTGGCCCGACGAGTTGCCCGGGGTGGGATGGTCCTACGGCGTCCCGGTCACGTACCTGCGGGAACTCGCGGAGTACTGGCGCACTGGCTACGACTGGCGAGCGCACGAGGCGCGGCTCAATGATCTGCCCCAGTTCACCACCGAGATCGAGGGGCAGCCCGTCCACTTCGTTCATGTGCGCTCCCCCGAGACCGATGCGCTCCCACTGGTGCTGACACACGGATGGCCCGGCTCGATCGTGGAATTCCTCGACGTCATCGGACCCCTCACCGACCCCCGCCGACACGGGGGCGACCCGGGCGACGCCTTCCACCTGGTCGTGCCGACCCTGCCGGGCTTCACCTTCTCGGGTCCCACCCTCGCGGCCGGCCAGGGCACGACCGAGCGGTACGCGGAGATCGTCGCGGAACTGATGGCCCGGCTGGGCTACGACCGCTATGGCGCCCAGGGCGGCGACGTGGGAGCCTTCGTCTCCCCGCAACTCGGGCGGATCGCTCCCGAGCGGGTCGTAGGCGTCCACATGAACGCGATGGTCACGATCCCCTCGTGGGATGACGACGGCAGCGGCTACGACGAGACCGACCAGGCACGCCTCGCCGAGCTCCACGCGGCATGGGAGGAGGGCTTCGGCTACGCGGCCATCCAGGGCACCCGGCCACAAACCCTCGCGTTCGGGCTCCGGGACTCCCCCGTCGGGTTGCTCGCCTGGTTGGTCGACATCTTCCACACCTTCTCGAACCCCGACGTCGAGCGGCCCGACGACGCCGTCGACCGGGACGCACTGCTCACCAACATCAGCCTGTACTGGTTCACGGGCACCATCGGCTCGTCGTTCCGGCTGTACAAGGAGTCGCAGCAGTGGGACGCCGAGCCCGCCTCCTCGGGGGTTCCGACCGCGGTGGCAGTCTTCCCGGGGGACGTGACCGTCCGCGGCATCGCTGAGAAGCAGAACCACATCGTGCGCTGGACCGAGTTCGAGCGCGGGGGCCACTTCGCCGCCATGGAGGCACCCGACCTCCTCGTCGACGATGTTCGGGCCTTCTTCCGTACCGTCGGCTCATCGTGA
- a CDS encoding sigma-70 family RNA polymerase sigma factor gives MSDLAASRPSRPRTHEPSSATPGVGEPDLEVYRRELTAHCYRMLGSPFEAEDAVQETMVRAWRAMDRFEGRASVRTWLYTIATNVCIDMTRGRDRRARPMDLAPSSTVAEAQLVTRPENTWLEPVPDGHVVTDGEDPAEVVASRDSVRLAFVAALQHLPPRQRAVLILREVLRWKAAEVAELLDTSVPSVNSALQRARATLAAIEPAPADPLRPDDPEQQALLTRFVDAFERYDMNALTALLAEDAVQTMPPFDLWLQGAGEIRDWMLGPGAECRGSRLVPTAANGLPAYGQYRPSGPGGRHEPWALQVVEISGGRIVGLNAFLDTDRLFPLFGLPARLG, from the coding sequence TTGAGTGATCTCGCTGCTTCGCGCCCATCGAGGCCTCGAACCCACGAGCCCTCGTCCGCAACGCCGGGGGTCGGCGAGCCGGACCTCGAGGTCTACCGCCGGGAACTGACCGCGCACTGCTACCGCATGCTCGGATCCCCGTTCGAGGCCGAGGACGCCGTGCAGGAGACCATGGTGCGCGCCTGGCGCGCGATGGACCGGTTCGAGGGACGCGCCAGCGTGCGGACGTGGCTCTACACGATCGCGACGAACGTCTGCATCGACATGACCCGCGGCCGCGATCGGCGCGCCCGACCCATGGACCTGGCGCCGTCCTCGACGGTCGCGGAGGCACAGCTGGTCACCCGACCCGAGAACACCTGGCTCGAGCCCGTTCCCGACGGTCACGTGGTGACCGATGGCGAGGACCCGGCCGAGGTCGTGGCGAGCCGCGACAGTGTCCGCTTGGCGTTCGTGGCAGCCCTTCAGCACCTGCCGCCGCGCCAGCGGGCGGTGCTGATCCTGCGGGAGGTCCTGCGGTGGAAGGCTGCGGAGGTCGCCGAGCTGCTCGACACGAGCGTCCCGTCCGTCAACAGCGCGCTGCAACGAGCACGCGCCACCCTGGCGGCCATCGAGCCGGCGCCCGCCGACCCGCTGCGACCCGACGATCCCGAGCAGCAAGCGCTGCTGACCCGCTTCGTCGACGCGTTCGAACGCTACGACATGAACGCGCTCACGGCGTTGCTGGCCGAGGACGCGGTCCAAACGATGCCCCCGTTCGACCTGTGGCTTCAGGGAGCGGGCGAGATCCGCGACTGGATGCTCGGGCCGGGCGCCGAATGCCGTGGTTCTCGGCTGGTCCCGACGGCCGCGAACGGGCTGCCGGCCTACGGCCAGTACCGCCCCAGCGGGCCGGGAGGCCGCCACGAACCGTGGGCGCTCCAGGTCGTCGAGATCTCCGGGGGAAGGATCGTGGGCCTGAACGCGTTCCTCGACACCGACCGGTTGTTCCCGCTCTTCGGGCTGCCTGCCCGATTGGGGTGA
- a CDS encoding ATP-binding cassette domain-containing protein, producing the protein MSTAEPRVARNGDAPTGPDGPAIEARGLVKRFGETVAVNGLDLSVPAGAVYGVLGPNGAGKTTAIRILATLLQADEGHARVLGHDVEREADAVRSRVSLTGQFASVDEDLTGFENLVLLSRLWGHDRRAARVRAGELLEAFSLADAAGRQVKTYSGGMRRRIDIAASIVVTPELIFLDEPTTGLDPRSRNQVWEIVRTMVAAGTTVLLTTQYLDEADQLARRIAVIDHGRVIAEGTSSQLKASVGAGALHVRVLDPEQRAEAERVLVTALDAPVRLEADPAALSARVSDAGRVAHALTELSGTGIDIADFALGQPSLDEVFLALTGRPAEPHDPDTPDDEAPGAAGEELTA; encoded by the coding sequence ATGTCCACCGCAGAACCACGCGTCGCGCGCAACGGCGACGCACCCACCGGGCCCGACGGCCCGGCCATCGAGGCCCGCGGCCTCGTCAAGCGGTTCGGCGAGACCGTCGCGGTCAACGGCCTCGACCTCTCGGTCCCGGCCGGCGCGGTGTACGGCGTGCTCGGGCCGAACGGCGCGGGCAAGACCACCGCGATCCGCATCCTCGCCACCCTGTTGCAGGCCGACGAGGGGCACGCGCGCGTGCTCGGGCACGACGTCGAACGGGAGGCGGACGCGGTGCGCAGCCGGGTGAGCCTCACCGGCCAGTTCGCGTCGGTCGACGAGGACCTCACGGGCTTCGAGAACCTCGTGCTGCTGAGCCGGCTGTGGGGCCACGACCGTCGCGCCGCCCGGGTTCGCGCCGGGGAGCTGCTGGAGGCCTTCAGCCTCGCCGATGCGGCCGGACGCCAGGTCAAGACGTACTCGGGCGGCATGCGCCGCCGGATCGACATCGCGGCCAGCATCGTCGTAACCCCTGAGCTGATCTTCCTCGACGAGCCCACGACCGGGCTGGATCCCCGCAGCCGCAACCAGGTGTGGGAGATCGTGCGCACCATGGTGGCGGCGGGGACGACGGTGCTGCTCACCACGCAGTACCTGGACGAGGCCGACCAGCTGGCCCGTCGGATCGCCGTCATCGACCACGGCCGGGTGATCGCCGAGGGCACCAGCAGCCAGCTCAAGGCGTCGGTGGGGGCGGGGGCGCTGCACGTTCGCGTGCTCGACCCCGAGCAGCGCGCCGAGGCCGAGCGGGTGCTCGTCACCGCGCTCGACGCGCCGGTCCGTCTCGAGGCCGACCCGGCCGCGCTGTCCGCCCGCGTCTCGGACGCCGGACGCGTCGCGCACGCGCTCACCGAGCTGTCCGGGACGGGCATCGACATCGCCGACTTCGCGCTGGGCCAGCCGAGCCTCGACGAGGTCTTCCTGGCCCTGACCGGCCGGCCCGCGGAACCCCACGATCCCGACACACCGGACGACGAGGCCCCCGGGGCCGCAGGAGAGGAGCTGACCGCATGA
- a CDS encoding ABC transporter permease, which produces MTTAAAPEQLEQDAVRTVLSTSARPSRPSGLTVSLVFWWRAMLKIKHVPEQLFDVTAFPVMFLLMFTYLFGGALAGSTGAYLQEVLPGILVLTVAMITMYTGLTLNRDIQKGVHDRFRSLPIWRPSTLVGPLLADVVRYTLASTIMITLGLVLGFRPDAGASGMLMAVALLLAFAFSLSWVWTVLGIVMRSENALMGLSMMILFPLTFVSNVFVPPETLPGWLESFVSLNPVTILVTATRGLAHGHAVGTEIGVVLAISAALVAVFGPLTMYVYRRKA; this is translated from the coding sequence ATGACCACCGCTGCCGCCCCCGAACAACTCGAGCAGGACGCGGTGCGGACCGTGCTGTCGACGAGCGCGCGGCCATCCCGGCCGAGCGGACTCACGGTCTCGCTCGTGTTCTGGTGGCGCGCGATGCTCAAGATCAAGCACGTGCCCGAGCAACTCTTCGACGTGACCGCGTTCCCGGTCATGTTCCTGCTCATGTTCACCTACCTCTTCGGTGGCGCCCTCGCCGGATCGACCGGCGCCTACCTGCAGGAGGTGCTGCCCGGGATCCTCGTGCTCACCGTCGCCATGATCACGATGTACACGGGGCTCACGCTCAATCGGGACATCCAGAAGGGCGTGCACGACCGGTTCCGGTCGCTGCCGATCTGGCGGCCGTCCACGCTCGTCGGTCCGCTCCTGGCCGACGTCGTGCGCTACACGCTCGCGTCGACCATCATGATCACCCTCGGGCTCGTCCTGGGCTTCCGCCCCGACGCCGGGGCGAGCGGCATGCTCATGGCCGTCGCCCTGCTGCTCGCCTTCGCGTTCAGCCTGTCGTGGGTGTGGACGGTGCTCGGGATCGTGATGCGCTCAGAGAACGCCCTGATGGGGCTGTCGATGATGATCCTGTTCCCGCTCACGTTCGTGAGCAACGTGTTCGTGCCCCCGGAGACACTCCCCGGTTGGCTCGAGAGCTTTGTGAGCCTGAACCCGGTCACGATCCTCGTCACCGCGACGCGCGGCCTCGCGCACGGTCATGCAGTGGGCACGGAGATCGGCGTCGTGCTGGCAATCAGCGCCGCGCTGGTCGCGGTGTTCGGGCCGTTGACCATGTACGTCTACCGCCGCAAGGCGTGA
- a CDS encoding winged helix-turn-helix domain-containing protein: protein MVRRGARSGTQSLSRAQARGVALAAQGFADASPSGRVDARHLRRVLARTQVLQIDSVSAVARAHYFPAFSRLGPYPRGLVDDLAYRRRELFEYWVHEASLAPVDLHPLLRWRMRRFGYRPASRVLADAPAGWLDAVEQAIREGGPATAAEIEGHRAARGPWWDWSEVKAACEELFGRGRLAVRERRGFVRVYDLAGRVVPEGVLAAPTPSEPDAHAALVERAARAHGVATTGDLADYFRLRKGEARVAVDRLVEEGRLEPVAVEGLDGEAYLHAEARVPRRVEACTLLAPFDPVVWYRPRARWLFGFDYRIEIYTPAAKREYGYYVLPLLLGDQLVARADVRADRANGTLRVPGAFAEPAADPGSAADGLRDALGRLATWLGLERVEPGDRGDLVGRLGA from the coding sequence GTGGTCCGGCGCGGCGCCCGCTCGGGTACGCAGTCCCTGAGCCGTGCGCAGGCCCGCGGGGTCGCGCTCGCGGCCCAGGGGTTCGCCGACGCCTCGCCCAGCGGACGGGTCGACGCCCGACACCTGCGGCGGGTGCTGGCCCGAACGCAGGTGTTGCAGATCGACTCGGTCAGCGCTGTCGCGCGGGCCCACTACTTCCCCGCCTTCTCACGCCTCGGCCCGTACCCGCGTGGGTTGGTCGACGACCTCGCCTACCGGCGTCGGGAGCTCTTCGAGTACTGGGTGCACGAGGCCTCCTTGGCGCCGGTCGACCTGCACCCGCTCCTGCGCTGGAGGATGCGGCGCTTCGGGTACCGGCCGGCGAGCCGGGTCCTGGCCGACGCGCCGGCCGGCTGGCTCGATGCGGTCGAGCAGGCCATCCGCGAGGGCGGGCCGGCGACCGCGGCCGAGATCGAGGGCCATCGCGCCGCGCGTGGCCCGTGGTGGGACTGGTCGGAGGTCAAGGCCGCCTGCGAGGAGCTGTTCGGCCGGGGACGCCTCGCCGTGCGCGAGCGACGCGGGTTCGTGCGCGTCTACGACCTCGCGGGACGCGTCGTGCCCGAGGGGGTGCTCGCGGCGCCGACTCCCAGTGAGCCGGATGCGCACGCGGCGTTGGTGGAGCGGGCGGCCAGGGCCCACGGCGTCGCGACCACCGGCGACCTGGCCGACTACTTCCGGCTGCGCAAGGGCGAGGCACGCGTTGCGGTCGACCGGCTCGTGGAGGAGGGCCGGCTCGAACCCGTCGCGGTCGAGGGCCTCGACGGCGAGGCGTACCTGCACGCGGAGGCGCGGGTGCCCCGACGCGTGGAGGCCTGCACCCTGCTCGCCCCCTTCGATCCCGTCGTCTGGTATCGGCCGCGCGCCCGGTGGCTGTTCGGGTTCGACTACCGCATCGAGATCTACACACCAGCGGCCAAGCGGGAGTACGGCTACTACGTGTTGCCGCTGCTGCTCGGCGACCAACTGGTCGCCCGGGCCGACGTTCGAGCGGACCGTGCGAACGGAACGCTGCGGGTGCCCGGTGCGTTCGCCGAGCCCGCGGCCGACCCGGGAAGCGCCGCCGACGGCCTACGAGACGCGCTCGGCCGGCTCGCGACGTGGCTTGGCCTCGAACGGGTCGAGCCCGGCGACCGAGGCGACCTCGTCGGCCGCCTCGGCGCCTGA